One genomic window of Piliocolobus tephrosceles isolate RC106 chromosome 19, ASM277652v3, whole genome shotgun sequence includes the following:
- the LOC111526730 gene encoding reticulon-4 receptor produces MVDSRGTQRDPSPTAVFPRPCGWNPHWEPRRLVQCGLCVHRSPEEVPAVASAHSRRPSRSRLLAWVLWLQAWRVAAPCPGACVCYNEPKVTTSCPQQGLQAVPAGIPASSQRIFLHGNRISHVPAASFRACRNLTILWLHSNVLARIDAAAFTGLALLEQLDLSDNAQLRSVDPATFHGLGRLHTLHLDRCGLQELGPGLFRGLAALQYLYLQDNALQALPDDTFRDLGNLTHLFLHGNRISSVPERAFRGLHSLDRLLLHQNRVAHVHPHAFRDLGRLMTLYLFANNLSALPTEALAPLRALQYLRLNDNPWVCDCRARPLWAWLQKFRGSSSEVPCSLPQRLAGRDLKRLAANDLQGCAVATGPYHPIWTGRATNEEPLGLPKCCQPDAADKASVLEPGRPASAGNALKGRVPPGDSPPGNGSGPRHINDSPFGTLPGSAEPPLTAVRPEGSEPPGFPTSGPRRRPGCSRKNRTRSHCRLGQAGSGGGGTGDSEGSGALPSLACSLAPLGLALVLWTVLGPC; encoded by the exons ATGGTCG ATAGCAGAGGTACCCAGAGGGACCCCAGCCCCACTGCAGTGTTTCCTAGGCCCTGTGGGTGGAACCCCCACTGGGAGCCCAGGAGACTCGTGCAGTGCGGGCTCTGTGTTCATCGGAGTCCTGAGGAGGTGCCTGCAGTTGCCAGCGCCCATTCCAGGAGGCCTTCAA GGAGCCGGCTGCTGGCATGGGTGCTGTGGCTGCAGGCCTGGCGGGTGGCAGCCCCGTGCCCAGGCGCCTGTGTATGCTACAATGAGCCCAAGGTGACAACAAGCTGCCCCCAGCAGGGCCTTCAGGCTGTGCCCGCGGGCATCCCTGCCTCCAGCCAGCGCATCTTCCTGCACGGTAACCGCATCTCACATGTGCCAGCTGCCAGCTTCCGCGCCTGCCGCAACCTCACCATCCTGTGGCTGCACTCGAATGTGCTGGCCCGAATTGACGCGGCCGCCTTCACTGGCCTGGCCCTCCTGGAGCAGCTGGACCTCAGCGACAATGCACAGCTCCGGTCTGTGGACCCTGCCACCTTCCACGGCCTGGGCCGCCTGCACACGCTGCACCTGGACCGCTGCGGCCTGCAGGAGCTGGGTCCGGGCCTGTTCCGTGGCCTGGCTGCCCTGCAGTACCTCTACCTGCAGGATAACGCGCTGCAGGCGCTGCCTGATGACACCTTCCGCGACCTGGGCAACCTCACACACCTCTTCCTGCACGGCAACCGCATCTCCAGCGTGCCCGAGCGCGCCTTCCGCGGCCTGCACAGCCTCGACCGTCTCCTGCTCCACCAGAACCGCGTGGCCCACGTGCATCCGCACGCCTTTCGTGACCTTGGCCGCCTCATGACACTCTATCTGTTTGCCAACAATCTATCAGCGCTGCCCACCGAGGCCCTGGCGCCCCTGCGTGCCCTGCAGTACCTGAGGCTCAACGACAACCCCTGGGTGTGTGACTGCCGGGCACGCCCGCTCTGGGCCTGGCTGCAGAAGTTCCGCGGCTCCTCCTCCGAGGTGCCCTGCAGCCTCCCGCAACGCCTGGCTGGTCGTGACCTGAAACGCCTAGCTGCCAATGACCTGCAGGGCTGCGCTGTGGCCACCGGCCCTTACCATCCCATCTGGACTGGCAGGGCCACCAACGAGGAGCCGCTGGGGCTTCCCAAGTGCTGCCAGCCAGACGCCGCGGACAAGGCCTCGGTACTGGAGCCTGGGAGACCGGCTTCGGCAGGCAATGCGCTGAAGGGACGCGTGCCGCCTGGTGACAGCCCCCCAGGCAACGGCTCTGGCCCACGGCACATCAACGACTCCCCCTTTGGGACTCTGCCTGGCTCTGCTGAGCCCCCGCTCACCGCAGTGCGGCCCGAGGGCTCTGAGCCACCAGGGTTCCCGACCTCAGGCCCTCGCCGGAGGCCAGGCTGTTCCCGCAAGAACCGCACCCGCAGCCACTGCCGTCTGGGCCAGGCAGGCAGCGGGGGTGGCGGGACTGGTGACTCAGAGGGCTCAGGTGCCCTGCCCAGCCTCGCCTGCAGCCTCGCCCCCCTGGGCCTGGCACTGGTGCTCTGGACAGTGCTGGGGCCCTGCTGA